The following coding sequences lie in one Armatimonadota bacterium genomic window:
- a CDS encoding thymidine phosphorylase, with protein MDFRTIIAKRREGMVHSKEELVFLANGAAKSEIPDYQLSAWLMAAYLKPLTDQETADLTIAMADTGDRLDLTGVPKPWVDKHSTGGVGDKTTMVLGPLLAACGLSVVKMSGRGLGITGGTIDKLHAIPGFSSDLTPKKMISQAKKIGIALAGQSAELAPADKTLYALRDVTETVSSLPLIVSSILSKKIAGGAETVILDVKCGSGSFNPTREHAEKLADALVTVGKQAGLKVYAAISDMDQPLGSAVGNALEVKEAIEVLSKPEEELSGNTRRFRELCRYYGAIALRVSGLATSAGDALARVEDTLQSGRALDKANQWIKAQGATVDFSETSWLVQAPIQVDYSSKQAGCVGRVDARTIGEIALDLGAGRKTKDDEIDLAAGLEIHVKVGDLIGEGHRLATVHAATQELADAALVRLSTAIQIQTAPIPPRPILIRPA; from the coding sequence ATGGATTTTCGCACGATCATTGCCAAGCGCCGCGAGGGAATGGTGCATTCGAAGGAGGAACTAGTCTTCCTCGCCAATGGCGCGGCCAAGAGCGAAATTCCCGACTATCAGCTTTCGGCGTGGCTCATGGCCGCCTATCTGAAGCCGCTCACCGACCAGGAAACCGCCGATCTCACCATCGCGATGGCCGATACGGGCGACCGGTTGGACCTCACCGGCGTACCCAAGCCGTGGGTCGATAAGCACAGCACCGGTGGCGTCGGCGACAAGACCACCATGGTGCTCGGCCCCCTGTTGGCGGCTTGTGGCCTGAGCGTGGTCAAGATGAGTGGGCGCGGCCTGGGGATTACCGGCGGCACCATCGACAAGCTTCACGCCATCCCCGGATTCTCCTCCGATCTCACTCCCAAGAAGATGATCTCGCAGGCGAAGAAGATCGGTATTGCGCTGGCCGGTCAATCGGCTGAACTCGCTCCTGCCGACAAGACGCTTTACGCCCTTCGCGACGTAACCGAAACGGTGTCGTCTCTCCCGCTCATCGTGAGCTCGATCCTCTCCAAAAAGATCGCGGGTGGAGCCGAAACCGTCATTCTCGACGTCAAATGCGGATCGGGATCGTTCAACCCAACCCGGGAGCACGCCGAAAAGCTGGCCGATGCTCTGGTGACGGTGGGCAAGCAGGCAGGACTGAAAGTTTACGCCGCCATTTCCGACATGGATCAGCCCCTCGGTTCGGCGGTCGGAAACGCGTTGGAAGTGAAGGAGGCCATTGAGGTTCTGTCCAAGCCGGAAGAAGAACTGTCGGGAAACACACGACGCTTCCGCGAGCTATGCCGCTACTATGGGGCGATCGCTTTGCGCGTCAGTGGTTTGGCCACCAGCGCTGGCGACGCCTTGGCTCGGGTTGAGGACACGCTTCAAAGCGGCCGCGCGCTCGATAAGGCGAACCAGTGGATCAAGGCGCAAGGCGCAACCGTTGATTTTTCCGAGACCTCCTGGCTGGTTCAGGCACCGATTCAGGTGGATTATTCATCGAAGCAAGCCGGATGCGTCGGCCGGGTTGACGCCCGAACGATCGGCGAAATCGCTCTCGATCTCGGGGCCGGACGTAAAACAAAGGATGATGAAATCGACCTTGCCGCCGGTCTGGAGATTCATGTGAAGGTCGGCGATCTCATCGGCGAAGGCCATCGTTTGGCCACTGTCCACGCGGCGACGCAAGAACTCGCTGACGCCGCCCTCGTGCGACTGTCAACCGCGATTCAGATTCAAACGGCTCCGATTCCGCCCCGCCCGATCCTCATCCGTCCGGCATGA
- the mtnA gene encoding S-methyl-5-thioribose-1-phosphate isomerase — MTPLRWTDGHLEMLDQRILPNKVEWISYDHAADVAEGIREMVVRGAPAIGIAAAYGMALAAKNGADLSEADKVLRASRPTAVNLFWALDRINRLPNHDFETILNEAKKIEQEDLAMNLAIGHNGAELIGKDWNIMTICNTGALATAGHGTALGVIRSAHQEGKNIHVWTCETRPRQQGLRLTTFELLHDSIPFHAISEGMAASLMRAGKVDCVIAGADRIAANGDTANKIGTFMLAILAHHHHIPFYIAAPSSTFDPSLANGDEIPIEERSSQELTHIEGVQVAPANTPTYNPGFDVTPAELITAVITEAGVFRPPYRFT; from the coding sequence TTGACTCCCCTGCGATGGACCGACGGACACCTGGAAATGCTCGACCAGCGAATCCTGCCGAACAAGGTCGAGTGGATCTCCTACGACCACGCCGCTGACGTCGCCGAGGGGATTCGCGAGATGGTGGTGCGTGGCGCCCCCGCCATCGGAATCGCCGCCGCTTATGGCATGGCGCTCGCCGCCAAGAATGGGGCAGACCTTTCGGAGGCTGACAAAGTCCTCCGCGCCTCGCGTCCGACGGCCGTGAACCTGTTTTGGGCATTGGATCGCATCAATCGCCTTCCTAACCACGACTTCGAAACCATCCTGAACGAAGCGAAGAAGATCGAGCAGGAAGACCTCGCGATGAACCTCGCTATCGGCCACAACGGAGCCGAACTGATCGGCAAGGATTGGAACATCATGACGATCTGTAATACCGGCGCATTGGCAACTGCCGGACACGGCACAGCCCTTGGCGTCATCCGAAGCGCGCATCAGGAGGGCAAGAACATCCATGTGTGGACGTGCGAGACGCGCCCTCGTCAGCAGGGCCTACGCCTAACGACCTTCGAACTCCTGCACGACAGTATCCCCTTCCATGCCATCAGCGAGGGCATGGCCGCCTCGCTGATGCGAGCCGGAAAGGTCGATTGCGTCATTGCCGGGGCCGACCGCATCGCTGCCAACGGCGACACCGCCAACAAGATCGGGACCTTCATGCTGGCGATCCTCGCCCACCACCATCACATTCCGTTCTATATTGCGGCTCCAAGTTCCACCTTTGATCCCTCGCTGGCCAACGGAGACGAAATTCCGATCGAGGAGCGAAGTTCACAGGAATTGACCCACATCGAAGGTGTGCAAGTCGCGCCAGCCAATACACCAACCTATAATCCGGGCTTCGACGTGACGCCCGCCGAACTCATCACCGCTGTCATCACCGAGGCCGGGGTCTTTCGACCGCCCTATCGCTTCACCTAG
- a CDS encoding AAA family ATPase, protein MPPRESLEMLDLIEQQVPADNTRLRTYVGALRETLEAEDRETERKNEELSQYREAYEKLTQPANRIGVFLKWTETDNGQLPLILLGDSEYIVTYDPAVPEDALVLGARVRLNEAYAIVGLAPMTEQGSIVRVAQVLDDGRLRIGGDSPGLDQRLIFLSEELKEAKVHAGDEVRLDATGRVAVEHFVRIENRDLFMEKVPDITWDKVGGQPEAIRLIQETIEHPLLHPEIYEKYGKKTVKGILLYGPPGCGKTLLGKATAHTLAKEYSEREGREVKEYFMAISGPKILNMWVGETERMVREIFRTAREKAKDGYLVFIFMDEAESLLRTRSSGRYFSMSNTVVPQFCAELDGLESLENVVLMLTSNRPDYIDPAVLRPGRIDRKVKVVRPDKDASRQILNIYLSPSLPLDPEIVAKHDGETVCAQREIVEGVLDALWSKKASNEFLEINLRSGKTDTLYRGDLVSGAILESIVDRAKETAIRRTLANPKVETGITLEDLVDALDQEFKENEIFPKSDAMEDWLQLLDLSPENVVSVRPIGRNKGRSYFEKSIV, encoded by the coding sequence ATGCCCCCGCGTGAGTCCCTGGAGATGCTCGACCTGATCGAGCAACAGGTTCCTGCCGACAACACCCGCCTGCGAACGTACGTCGGCGCATTGCGAGAAACCCTCGAAGCTGAGGACCGCGAAACGGAACGGAAAAACGAAGAGCTATCCCAATATCGGGAGGCTTATGAGAAGCTGACCCAACCGGCCAACCGCATCGGTGTGTTCCTGAAATGGACCGAGACCGACAACGGCCAACTACCCCTGATTTTGCTCGGCGATTCTGAGTACATCGTCACTTATGACCCTGCCGTCCCCGAGGACGCACTCGTGCTCGGTGCCCGAGTTCGATTGAATGAAGCCTACGCCATCGTTGGACTGGCACCGATGACCGAGCAGGGCTCGATCGTGCGCGTCGCCCAGGTCCTAGACGATGGTCGTCTGCGCATCGGCGGCGATTCGCCCGGCCTCGACCAACGACTGATCTTCCTGAGCGAAGAGCTAAAGGAAGCCAAGGTTCACGCGGGCGACGAGGTTCGCCTCGACGCGACCGGTCGGGTGGCGGTGGAGCACTTTGTGCGCATCGAGAACCGAGACCTCTTCATGGAGAAGGTCCCCGATATTACGTGGGACAAAGTCGGCGGCCAGCCGGAGGCAATTCGGCTGATCCAAGAGACTATCGAGCACCCGCTTCTGCACCCCGAGATTTACGAAAAATACGGCAAGAAGACGGTCAAAGGAATCCTGCTGTACGGTCCTCCAGGCTGCGGAAAGACTCTGTTGGGCAAGGCCACCGCGCATACGTTGGCCAAGGAGTACAGCGAGCGCGAGGGACGCGAAGTGAAGGAGTACTTCATGGCGATTTCGGGCCCGAAGATTCTGAACATGTGGGTGGGCGAGACCGAGCGCATGGTGCGCGAAATCTTCCGCACCGCCCGCGAGAAGGCGAAGGACGGCTACCTCGTGTTCATCTTCATGGATGAGGCCGAATCGTTGTTGCGAACCCGCTCCAGCGGGCGGTACTTCAGCATGAGCAACACCGTCGTGCCGCAGTTCTGCGCCGAGTTGGACGGCCTGGAGTCGCTTGAGAACGTGGTTTTGATGCTGACCTCGAACCGACCGGACTACATCGATCCGGCCGTGTTGCGACCGGGTCGAATCGACCGAAAGGTGAAGGTTGTGCGCCCGGACAAGGACGCCTCGCGGCAGATTCTCAACATCTACCTGTCGCCTTCGCTCCCGCTCGATCCCGAAATCGTGGCCAAGCACGACGGCGAGACGGTGTGCGCTCAGCGCGAGATCGTGGAGGGCGTGCTGGATGCGCTTTGGTCCAAGAAGGCTTCGAACGAGTTCTTGGAGATCAATCTGCGAAGCGGCAAGACCGACACGCTGTATCGGGGCGATCTGGTTTCTGGCGCGATCCTGGAGAGCATCGTGGACCGGGCCAAGGAAACGGCGATTCGGCGCACGCTGGCGAATCCGAAGGTCGAGACCGGCATCACACTGGAGGATTTGGTGGATGCCTTGGACCAAGAGTTTAAGGAGAACGAAATCTTCCCGAAGAGCGACGCGATGGAGGACTGGCTTCAGTTGCTCGACCTGTCGCCGGAGAATGTGGTGAGCGTTCGTCCAATTGGTCGGAACAAGGGTCGAAGCTACTTCGAAAAGTCGATCGTTTGA
- a CDS encoding diguanylate cyclase: MYTLESLPLIHVWLDADQTATTARILMDGYKVPALGIVDSEHRLIGWITAVELVGANVSTKVRDVMANAPTPLQADITIRDAAGELVKSDVDYLPVVKGGRYFAIVTARSLLGKLRESYDPMTELPWSDALREWGVDKLEHNAEIAVLFIDLDHFGSFNKQYGHVIGDRVIQRAAEHIKTKIDPTQDILVRYGGDEFAIATIRPREEAEELMNRLTDYGEGLAVDHIGSPVTFTIGIYGGKRTKMRHDIHIPSNVDDLVNLASRDCLAKKEGFGMAVVQVPQRESENAPVAVATTPQSPDSDTGGPAASAVPTERVTQATVPEPDPVVSEEIDSEAVVEDVVEPVVETQAPVAQTEAPVIETIQADDEPGSLTYVVVKYAGKLAVGVSPKMGHSRAESIAIATGKALEKTFAESRVTIDSVNIERAGSTELVTARVRALRDGVERDITAQAEANGDLDDTVGLVVISAFLAE, encoded by the coding sequence ATGTACACCCTTGAATCCCTTCCATTGATTCATGTGTGGTTGGATGCCGATCAAACGGCTACGACTGCACGTATTTTGATGGATGGATATAAGGTCCCCGCGCTAGGCATCGTCGACTCCGAACATCGCCTGATTGGCTGGATCACGGCCGTCGAATTGGTCGGCGCCAATGTCTCGACCAAGGTGCGTGATGTGATGGCGAACGCGCCTACGCCGCTTCAGGCCGACATCACTATTCGAGACGCGGCGGGTGAATTGGTCAAGAGCGATGTCGATTATCTTCCCGTCGTGAAGGGCGGCCGATACTTCGCCATCGTCACCGCGCGAAGTCTGCTCGGCAAGCTTCGAGAATCCTACGATCCGATGACCGAGCTTCCGTGGAGCGACGCGCTCCGAGAGTGGGGCGTGGATAAGCTGGAGCACAATGCGGAGATCGCGGTGCTGTTCATCGACCTCGACCACTTTGGCAGTTTCAATAAGCAGTACGGGCACGTCATCGGCGACCGAGTCATCCAGCGGGCGGCGGAACACATCAAGACCAAGATTGACCCGACTCAGGACATTTTGGTTCGCTACGGTGGTGATGAATTTGCCATCGCTACTATCCGTCCCCGCGAAGAAGCCGAAGAGTTGATGAATCGCCTCACGGACTACGGCGAGGGCTTGGCCGTCGACCACATCGGCTCGCCGGTTACGTTCACGATTGGCATCTATGGTGGAAAAAGAACCAAGATGCGGCATGACATCCACATCCCATCGAACGTCGATGATCTTGTGAATTTAGCGAGTCGCGACTGTTTGGCGAAAAAGGAAGGCTTTGGCATGGCGGTGGTGCAGGTGCCCCAGCGCGAGTCGGAGAATGCACCCGTCGCGGTGGCGACGACACCACAAAGCCCCGATAGCGATACCGGTGGTCCAGCTGCATCCGCGGTACCGACCGAGAGGGTAACCCAGGCTACGGTCCCTGAGCCTGATCCGGTTGTGAGTGAAGAGATTGATTCGGAAGCCGTCGTTGAAGACGTTGTCGAACCAGTGGTCGAAACTCAGGCCCCGGTCGCGCAGACCGAGGCTCCGGTGATCGAAACGATTCAGGCCGACGACGAGCCGGGCAGTCTCACCTATGTGGTCGTCAAGTATGCCGGAAAACTCGCCGTCGGCGTCTCGCCGAAGATGGGGCACTCGCGGGCAGAGTCCATCGCGATCGCAACCGGTAAGGCACTCGAGAAGACGTTCGCCGAGTCCCGCGTGACCATCGATTCGGTGAACATCGAGCGGGCGGGATCGACCGAACTGGTGACGGCTCGGGTTCGTGCTCTGCGAGACGGAGTCGAGCGCGACATCACCGCTCAGGCTGAGGCAAACGGCGACCTCGACGACACCGTCGGGCTGGTTGTAATTTCTGCGTTTTTGGCCGAGTAG